Part of the Quercus robur chromosome 5, dhQueRobu3.1, whole genome shotgun sequence genome, CAAAGAAGGCAAAGAAAAGGAATAGCCCAAACTTCAAATGGCACAGCATATTTAAGAAGATCTGAGCAACAATAAATGTGAAAACCATGTTCACTGACACGTTGATACTCTGAGCAGCTGATCGAATTTCGAGTGGGAAAACTTCACTAGGCACCAACCAGCCAAGAGGACCCCAAGACCATGCAAATGCAGCAACATAGATGCAAATGAAGAGCACCACAACAATTGCATACCAGTTGGGCAATTCACCAGGATTACCATCTATTCCAAATTTAGCACCAATGCAAGCTGCAACAATGATCTGTGGACAAAAAAGAACATCAAATTAACTTTGTGTCAACAAAAACTATAATAAATTGGATCAAATTACTAGCTAAAGATTTACCTGGCAGACAAGCATTTGAGCTCCACCCTCAAGGAAGAGGAATCTCCTTCCCCATTTATCAACACCATAGATTGAAACAAGGGTTGCAATAACATTAACAAGGCCAGTGATCACAGAAGACATCAGTGAAGCATTGTCTCCGAACCCAATGGTGTTAAACAAGACAGGTGCATAGAACATGATCACATTGATGCCAGTGAGTTGTTGAAAGAAGGGAATCAGGGTGGCAACAGCCATGTGTGGCCTATATTTTCTTTGTAACAAGTTTCTCCAAGGGTGTTCCACTTGCTTTGATAATTCACTAGCCACGACAAGGTCATTGAATTCCTCATCAACATTTTCAAGACCCCTAATTCTCTTAAGTTTTTCTCTGGCATCCTCCATTTTACCACGTTCAATCAAGGAGTTCGGGGTATCAGGAAGAAACAATGAACCCACTGTTAATATAATTGCAGGGACAATGGCACCACCCAAACTCAAACGCCATCCCCAACCACCTTCAATCTTGGCAAAGAAGTAGTTCAACACATTGGCAACGAGGATACCAACTGTGATTGACAATTGGAACCCAATGTTGAGAGCACCTCTGTACTTGTATGGAGCCGTTTCAGACAGGTAGAGTGGCACAGACtataattacaatttacaaacacccacaaaaaataaattaaatcagATTAAATGTCTGATGATAAAACTGATACTATTTTAATGTGGTTAGTAACAACTAACAAGTAATAATCAGactggagaaaaagaaaaaaaaaaattgaaagaaaaaaaatttgaaaatgtcgTTCTCTAGGGACCACATGGTTGTGTCAAGTTGTCATGTTTCTTGGACTAAAAACAAGTtgagaaaatcaaatacaaaacaaaacaaaatcacatggaaataattttaatttgcttGATTGGTTGAGCCTATCAAATTGCAATGGTTTTCTATTCAAAAAATTGGACTATTGAAGTAAACAATGGCGGAAAAGAGTGTACACAGTACATAGAGATGTCATTTGTGAATAAAAAGAAGGCAATGCTatgactttttcaaaaaaaaattttccactCTTCCCGTTAGTCCAAAGTCTTCTCTCATACCTCCTCTTTTTTAGGGAAAATCattatcatattttctttttccaactTTTCCCAGCAACCAAACATAATACAATTTTACTAATAGAAACAGAACTCTAAAAGGCGCAAGTCA contains:
- the LOC126727403 gene encoding sugar carrier protein C-like, encoding MPAVGGIPTGPGKEYPGNLTPYVVVTCVVAAMGGLIFGYDIGISGGVTSMDPFLLKFFPQVYRSKHDDSSNNQYCQYNSETLTMFTSSLYLAALLSSLVASIVTRKLGRKPSMLFGGLLFFAGALLNGFAQAVWMLIVGRILLGFGIGFANQSVPLYLSETAPYKYRGALNIGFQLSITVGILVANVLNYFFAKIEGGWGWRLSLGGAIVPAIILTVGSLFLPDTPNSLIERGKMEDAREKLKRIRGLENVDEEFNDLVVASELSKQVEHPWRNLLQRKYRPHMAVATLIPFFQQLTGINVIMFYAPVLFNTIGFGDNASLMSSVITGLVNVIATLVSIYGVDKWGRRFLFLEGGAQMLVCQIIVAACIGAKFGIDGNPGELPNWYAIVVVLFICIYVAAFAWSWGPLGWLVPSEVFPLEIRSAAQSINVSVNMVFTFIVAQIFLNMLCHLKFGLFLFFAFFVLVMTIYIYYFLPETKNIPIEEMNQVWRSHWFWAKFMTEEFSNGNVEMLKGGQALKNV